The following proteins come from a genomic window of Pseudomonas cichorii:
- a CDS encoding LysE/ArgO family amino acid transporter produces MWQSYFNGLLVAGGLIMAIGAQNAFVLAQGLRREHHVPVAMLCILCDAILVAVGVFGLANVLVQNPTLLAIARWGGVIFLTWYGVQALRRACSRQSLEQSATAGQRSRRAVLLSALAVTLLNPHVYLDTVLLIGSLGAQQSAPGAYVAGAASASFLWFSTLAIGAAWLAPWLARPATWRLLDLMVAVMMFSVAAQLIRAD; encoded by the coding sequence ATGTGGCAAAGTTACTTCAACGGCCTGTTGGTCGCGGGCGGCCTGATCATGGCCATCGGTGCACAGAATGCTTTTGTCCTGGCACAGGGACTGAGACGCGAACACCACGTGCCGGTGGCGATGCTGTGTATCCTCTGCGATGCGATTCTCGTCGCTGTAGGGGTTTTCGGTCTGGCGAATGTCCTGGTGCAGAACCCGACCTTGCTGGCGATCGCACGCTGGGGCGGCGTGATCTTCCTGACCTGGTACGGCGTGCAGGCCTTGCGTCGCGCCTGTTCGCGCCAGAGCCTTGAGCAAAGTGCGACCGCTGGCCAAAGATCGCGTCGTGCAGTGCTGCTCAGCGCTCTGGCAGTCACGCTGCTCAATCCGCACGTGTATCTCGATACGGTCCTGCTGATCGGCTCGCTGGGTGCGCAGCAAAGTGCGCCAGGCGCCTATGTCGCCGGTGCCGCCAGCGCTTCGTTTCTGTGGTTCTCGACCCTCGCCATCGGCGCGGCCTGGCTTGCCCCATGGCTGGCACGCCCGGCTACGTGGAGGCTGCTCGATCTGATGGTGGCAGTGATGATGTTCAGTGTGGCGGCACAATTGATCAGGGCTGACTGA
- a CDS encoding superoxide dismutase: protein MAFELPPLPYAKDALVPHLTAETLEYHHDKHHNTYVVNLNNLVPGTEFEGKTLEEIIKTSSGGIFNNAAQVWNHTFYWECLSPNGGGEPTGALADAITAAFGSFEKFKEEFSKTAIGTFGSGWGWLVKKADGSLALASTIGAGNPLTSGDTPLLTCDVWEHAYYIDYRNLRPKYVEAFWNLVNWDFVAKQYAA, encoded by the coding sequence ATGGCTTTTGAATTGCCACCTCTGCCCTACGCAAAAGACGCTCTGGTGCCGCACCTTACTGCTGAGACGCTGGAATATCACCACGACAAGCACCACAACACCTATGTCGTGAACCTGAACAACCTGGTGCCAGGCACCGAGTTTGAAGGCAAGACTCTGGAAGAAATCATCAAGACTTCTTCGGGCGGCATCTTCAACAACGCCGCTCAGGTCTGGAACCACACGTTCTACTGGGAATGCCTGTCGCCAAATGGCGGCGGCGAGCCAACCGGCGCTCTGGCCGATGCCATCACCGCTGCATTCGGCTCCTTCGAGAAATTCAAGGAAGAGTTCAGCAAAACCGCCATCGGCACTTTCGGTTCCGGTTGGGGCTGGCTGGTGAAGAAAGCTGACGGTTCCCTGGCTCTGGCCAGCACCATCGGTGCAGGCAACCCGCTGACCAGCGGCGACACCCCGCTGCTGACCTGCGACGTCTGGGAACACGCTTACTACATCGACTACCGCAACCTGCGTCCGAAGTACGTCGAAGCGTTCTGGAACCTGGTGAACTGGGACTTCGTGGCCAAGCAATACGCTGCCTGA
- the ptaA gene encoding pyoverdine biosynthesis transaminase PtaA, with translation MSSVSRRSFVTLSALACTSLALPRISSAAPATKHPAGNDRIHLNFNESHLGPSPLALEKMQAGAASTGRYHYGAQLKLIELFARQNQIPSDYVHAYSGSREPLQYAIAAFTDEHRSLTLATPSYDAPIEAANSQHVAFHEVPLLPDGAHDLEAMLKVDKTPGLIYICNPNNPTGTVTPQQQIEKAILTKPEGSVVLIDEAYIHFSDAASLVSLAARRKDVLVLRTFSKLYGMAGARLGLAVGHPELLEKIEVWGGNNFVPLPAAMGGMASLEDPDLVRQRKQLNTRVREETRAFLASHGFTCTPSQANCFMIDTGHEAERVIKGLAKRNILIGRKWDVWPTWVRVSIGTEAEMQAFRQAFLEVVQQLA, from the coding sequence ATGTCATCGGTCAGTCGTCGTTCTTTCGTTACCCTCTCTGCCCTGGCCTGCACAAGCCTGGCACTCCCGCGAATCAGCTCAGCCGCTCCCGCAACCAAGCATCCTGCCGGCAATGACAGGATTCATCTCAACTTCAATGAAAGCCATCTAGGCCCTTCTCCCCTGGCACTTGAAAAAATGCAGGCTGGTGCAGCCTCGACAGGACGCTATCACTACGGCGCGCAATTGAAACTGATCGAGCTGTTTGCCAGACAGAATCAGATACCCAGTGATTACGTGCATGCCTACAGCGGCTCGCGTGAACCCTTGCAGTACGCCATTGCGGCCTTTACCGATGAGCACCGCAGCCTTACTCTCGCTACACCTTCCTATGATGCGCCCATCGAAGCGGCTAACAGCCAGCACGTCGCCTTTCATGAAGTCCCCCTGCTACCTGACGGGGCACATGATCTTGAGGCCATGTTGAAAGTCGACAAGACACCCGGCCTGATTTACATCTGTAACCCCAACAATCCCACCGGGACCGTGACACCCCAGCAGCAGATAGAAAAAGCCATACTCACCAAACCCGAAGGTTCAGTGGTGCTGATCGATGAGGCGTACATTCACTTCTCGGATGCCGCCAGCCTTGTTTCGCTGGCAGCCAGGCGCAAGGATGTTCTGGTCCTGCGCACCTTCTCCAAGCTCTATGGCATGGCGGGAGCCAGGCTGGGTCTGGCGGTAGGACATCCCGAACTGCTGGAGAAAATAGAAGTGTGGGGCGGCAACAATTTCGTCCCGCTGCCTGCGGCCATGGGCGGCATGGCCAGTCTTGAAGACCCTGACTTGGTAAGGCAGCGCAAGCAGCTCAATACCCGCGTACGCGAAGAAACCCGTGCCTTTCTCGCAAGCCATGGATTCACCTGCACGCCTTCCCAGGCCAATTGCTTCATGATAGATACCGGCCATGAGGCTGAGAGGGTCATCAAGGGATTGGCCAAACGCAATATTCTGATTGGCAGGAAATGGGATGTCTGGCCGACCTGGGTGCGAGTCAGCATTGGTACAGAGGCAGAAATGCAGGCATTTCGCCAAGCATTCCTCGAAGTCGTACAACAATTGGCCTGA